The following proteins come from a genomic window of Candidatus Binataceae bacterium:
- a CDS encoding transporter — translation MARIEPPYATRTLGSCARGALGAIIFALLAIAASVRTASASEFGISTYRPGLMDLYSGYLAPPGTLMVKNFFMFQDANERAITSDGRIEARSHTVSYTNAVFIAYVTKFSVLGSYWGVGVIPLFRLSEQSLRVGPRGVRGPRQTSTLAGPGDFIFGPCLLGWNFGQFHLSTSLMFYAPTGSYDRQRIIDIGLNRWAFEPDVGLTWLDERTGRHASLFVGYTVNTENSSTHYLSGQEFHADFVLAQHLPGDWVLGMAGYAFQQTTGDSGSGALFGPFRGRVLALGPLVGKTLRSAELPINFSLKYDVEFAAENRSTGNELWFNAAFRF, via the coding sequence TTGGCGCGCATTGAGCCTCCCTACGCGACGCGCACTCTTGGCTCATGCGCCCGTGGCGCGCTGGGCGCCATTATTTTCGCGCTGCTCGCCATCGCGGCGAGCGTCAGAACCGCGTCGGCCTCCGAATTCGGGATCAGCACCTATCGCCCCGGCCTGATGGACCTCTACTCGGGCTATCTGGCCCCTCCCGGAACGCTGATGGTCAAAAACTTCTTCATGTTTCAGGACGCAAACGAGCGCGCGATCACGTCGGACGGGCGAATCGAGGCGCGCAGCCACACGGTCAGCTACACCAACGCAGTCTTCATTGCGTACGTGACGAAATTCTCCGTGCTCGGTTCGTATTGGGGCGTCGGCGTGATTCCGTTGTTTCGGCTCTCCGAGCAGAGCCTGCGGGTGGGGCCGCGTGGAGTCAGAGGGCCGCGCCAGACCTCGACTTTGGCGGGGCCGGGCGACTTCATCTTCGGGCCGTGCCTGCTGGGATGGAACTTCGGCCAGTTCCATCTTTCTACCTCGTTGATGTTTTACGCGCCCACCGGCAGCTACGACCGCCAACGGATCATCGACATCGGACTCAATCGCTGGGCCTTCGAGCCCGACGTCGGGCTGACCTGGCTGGATGAGCGGACCGGCCGTCACGCCTCGTTGTTCGTCGGCTACACGGTCAACACCGAAAATTCTTCGACCCACTACCTCAGCGGACAGGAGTTCCATGCCGACTTCGTGCTGGCCCAGCACCTTCCGGGCGACTGGGTGCTGGGGATGGCCGGGTATGCCTTTCAGCAGACCACCGGCGATTCGGGCAGCGGAGCCTTATTCGGCCCGTTTCGCGGCCGGGTGCTGGCGCTGGGCCCGCTGGTGGGAAAAACGCTCCGGAGCGCCGAGCTGCCGATCAACTTTTCGCTCAAGTACGATGTCGAGTTTGCGGCGGAGAATCGCTCGACCGGTAACGAGCTATGGTTCAACGCGGCGTTTCGCTTCTGA
- a CDS encoding PAS domain S-box protein, with product MGSGTAAGRSGAGRVLLDLLPDAALIADRSGTVLAANHKLIELFEAETSEQIVGRKLFALIAPEQMHAAMGAPRSYGSSVHAVLDATTLKGNPLSVEIFDLPLVTDSGQPECILSLARDVSARKRAEREQALLAAIVQSADAAILSITLDFRIASWNAAAEKLFGYTAEEAIGRQPTELVVFAADKERAFTQFAADVEEFLRGKREAHYFEETLRRKDGGPLLVSFIVSGVYDGNAELIGVSVIVRDITEQKRAESARARLATIVEASDDAIIGVTSDFRVATWNRGAQKLLGFTAEEAIGQSCDIFIPSDQLGRAHAMFVSVAEQPDHVLRFEARLRRKGGDEVEASVVAAEVQGAGAEISQSVIMRDITERRRAEREQALLAAIVESSGDAIVSVALDGTITSWNPGAEKLFGFTAGEAVGKPLTIFVPADQQERTARVIEELRTHPGRAISFEAPNLRKDGSRIETAMTVFGTYGRDGRLLGIASIHRDATERRRAERERALLAAIVESSEDAIISIDTELRITSWNKGAQRLFGFTAEEALGRPFTLFVQPERRQYAVEGARRSQRGLVEVTGLEVNCQRKDGSVIEVSITASPVYGPGGEVIGQSAIMHDITERKRAERALIAAQRELRARLNQQGVVARLGQRALEQIDPVKLMEEAAVLLAETLGVERSAIFELQPGGKSLLLRAGYGWEAGAIGQATMDADKQTLVGYTLAAKAPVVVSDFGAETRFHRGRLVGAEGAASALAVVVSFDGEPWGVLVVESRATREFNHDDVNFVQALAHILAEALVRQRAEQELRAARDAALESARAKSAFLAAMSHEIRTPLNSIVGLIGLLLDTPLTAEQRDFMQNILASSDALLSIINNVLDFSRLSAGKVVLEEIEFDPRAVTEGAADMVAETAQRKGLELAVSIDERVPARLRGDPARLRQILINLLGNAVKFTEKGEVVVRVSLESETDTTAHLRFSVTDTGIGISEEMQRILFRPFSQADTSTTRKYGGTGLGLAISSQLAEQMGGKIGVSSRPGQGSTFWFTADFAKTAASETPQSGERELEGLHVLIVDDNATNRWILRHHVESWGMRADAVASGAEALDLVRDRAASDPYAIVLLDYFMPEMDGLELANRIKADPANADVHLVIMSSAGRPREFGARATPIEAWLTKPVKSGQLFKCLTALPPHDGERPRRAPAPATLTPAERASAAVAPAKAAETAAPAGGRILLVEDNPINQKVTLAQLKRLGYEADGASNGREALQAIERTAYDAVLMDCQMPEMDGYEATRELRRREAGKRHTVVIAMTAYGLAGDREKCLAAGMDDYIAKPVRKEQLAQILQRWLAPKPQSAVATPAAPAGAPGADGEALFDVAVLGALRGEGKEFFTELTEMFNAEVPASLGQLAEAFAKGDAGAVATVAYRIKGAAAIFGARRMQEQAAAIEQTARAGSMELAATMMEELRAEFERVRAVLQSECAKPATPTDAAQSN from the coding sequence ATGGGCTCGGGAACCGCGGCGGGACGCAGCGGGGCAGGCCGGGTCCTTCTCGACTTGCTGCCGGACGCCGCGCTGATTGCCGATCGCAGCGGGACGGTCCTGGCCGCCAACCATAAACTGATTGAGCTGTTTGAGGCCGAAACATCTGAACAGATCGTTGGGCGAAAGCTATTCGCGCTCATCGCACCGGAGCAGATGCACGCAGCGATGGGTGCACCACGGAGCTATGGCAGCTCTGTTCACGCCGTGCTTGATGCAACAACGCTAAAGGGGAATCCGCTCAGTGTTGAAATCTTCGATCTGCCGTTAGTTACGGATTCCGGTCAGCCCGAATGCATCCTGAGCCTCGCGCGCGACGTCAGCGCACGCAAGCGCGCCGAGCGCGAGCAGGCGCTGCTCGCCGCGATCGTGCAGAGCGCCGATGCGGCCATTCTCAGCATCACGTTGGACTTTCGCATCGCGAGCTGGAACGCCGCGGCGGAAAAGCTGTTCGGCTATACGGCCGAGGAAGCCATCGGCCGCCAGCCTACCGAGTTGGTCGTGTTTGCGGCGGACAAGGAGCGCGCTTTCACACAGTTCGCCGCCGACGTCGAAGAGTTTCTTCGGGGCAAGCGCGAGGCGCACTATTTTGAGGAAACGCTGCGCCGCAAAGACGGCGGTCCGCTTCTCGTGTCGTTCATCGTCTCCGGCGTCTATGACGGCAACGCGGAACTCATCGGCGTGTCGGTCATCGTGCGTGACATTACGGAACAGAAACGGGCGGAGAGCGCGCGCGCTCGGCTCGCTACAATCGTGGAAGCTTCCGACGACGCGATAATCGGTGTTACCTCCGACTTCCGCGTTGCGACCTGGAACCGTGGTGCGCAAAAACTGCTGGGCTTCACCGCCGAGGAGGCGATCGGTCAATCGTGCGATATTTTCATACCATCCGACCAACTCGGTCGCGCCCATGCCATGTTCGTTTCGGTCGCCGAGCAACCCGACCATGTGCTGCGGTTCGAGGCGCGGTTGCGGCGCAAGGGCGGGGACGAGGTAGAGGCCTCGGTGGTGGCGGCCGAAGTCCAGGGTGCGGGCGCCGAGATAAGCCAGTCGGTAATCATGCGCGATATCACCGAGCGGCGGCGTGCCGAACGCGAGCAGGCGCTGCTCGCCGCGATTGTCGAGTCCTCCGGCGACGCTATCGTAAGCGTTGCCCTCGACGGCACCATCACGAGTTGGAACCCTGGGGCTGAAAAACTTTTCGGTTTCACCGCCGGTGAGGCGGTCGGGAAACCACTGACCATTTTTGTTCCAGCCGATCAACAGGAGCGTACCGCGCGCGTGATTGAAGAGCTCCGGACCCACCCCGGGCGCGCAATCAGCTTCGAGGCGCCCAATCTCAGGAAGGACGGCAGTCGGATCGAAACCGCGATGACGGTTTTCGGCACCTACGGCCGCGACGGCAGGTTGCTCGGCATTGCCTCAATCCATCGCGACGCCACCGAGCGGCGGCGTGCCGAACGCGAGCGGGCCCTGCTTGCCGCGATCGTTGAGTCCTCTGAGGACGCCATCATCAGCATCGACACCGAGCTGCGCATCACGAGCTGGAACAAGGGCGCCCAAAGGCTGTTCGGATTCACCGCCGAGGAAGCGCTCGGCCGGCCCTTCACGCTGTTCGTCCAGCCCGAGCGGCGCCAGTATGCCGTCGAGGGCGCTCGACGGAGCCAACGCGGCCTCGTCGAGGTAACCGGACTGGAAGTGAACTGCCAACGCAAAGACGGCAGCGTAATCGAGGTCTCAATCACCGCCTCGCCCGTCTACGGCCCCGGCGGCGAGGTGATCGGCCAGTCGGCGATCATGCACGACATAACCGAGCGCAAGCGCGCCGAGCGCGCCCTAATTGCCGCGCAGCGCGAGCTGCGCGCACGGCTCAACCAGCAGGGGGTGGTCGCCCGTCTGGGCCAGCGCGCACTGGAGCAGATCGATCCGGTCAAGCTGATGGAGGAGGCGGCAGTGTTGCTCGCCGAGACGCTCGGCGTCGAGCGCTCGGCGATTTTCGAGCTTCAGCCGGGGGGCAAGTCGCTGCTGCTGCGCGCGGGCTACGGCTGGGAGGCGGGCGCGATCGGGCAAGCGACGATGGATGCCGACAAGCAGACCTTGGTCGGTTACACGCTGGCGGCCAAGGCGCCAGTGGTAGTGAGCGACTTCGGCGCCGAAACCCGCTTCCACCGCGGCCGGCTGGTTGGCGCCGAGGGCGCGGCCAGCGCGCTGGCGGTGGTGGTCTCCTTCGACGGCGAGCCCTGGGGCGTGCTGGTGGTAGAGAGCAGGGCCACGCGTGAGTTCAACCACGACGACGTCAACTTCGTCCAGGCGCTCGCCCATATTCTCGCCGAGGCGCTGGTCCGCCAGCGCGCCGAGCAGGAGCTGCGCGCCGCGCGCGACGCCGCACTGGAGTCGGCGCGCGCCAAGTCGGCCTTCCTTGCCGCGATGAGCCACGAGATTCGCACTCCGCTCAACTCGATCGTCGGCCTTATCGGTCTGCTACTCGACACCCCGCTTACGGCCGAGCAGCGCGACTTTATGCAGAATATCCTCGCCAGCAGCGATGCCCTGCTCAGCATCATCAACAACGTGCTCGACTTCTCGCGGCTCTCGGCCGGCAAGGTCGTGCTCGAGGAAATCGAATTCGACCCGCGCGCGGTAACCGAAGGCGCGGCCGACATGGTGGCCGAGACGGCGCAGCGCAAGGGGTTGGAGCTTGCGGTCTCGATCGATGAGCGGGTTCCCGCCCGGCTGCGCGGCGACCCTGCGCGTCTGCGCCAGATCCTGATCAACTTGCTCGGCAATGCGGTCAAGTTCACCGAGAAAGGGGAAGTCGTGGTGCGGGTGAGCCTGGAGAGCGAAACCGACACCACCGCGCATCTGCGCTTTTCGGTCACCGACACCGGCATCGGCATCTCCGAGGAGATGCAGCGCATCCTGTTTCGGCCCTTCTCGCAGGCGGACACTTCAACCACGCGCAAGTACGGCGGCACCGGGCTCGGCCTTGCGATCTCTTCGCAGCTGGCCGAGCAGATGGGCGGCAAGATCGGGGTGAGCAGCCGCCCCGGCCAGGGATCGACTTTCTGGTTCACCGCCGACTTCGCAAAGACGGCGGCAAGCGAGACCCCTCAGAGCGGCGAGCGCGAGCTCGAGGGCCTGCACGTCCTGATCGTGGACGACAACGCGACCAACCGCTGGATTCTCAGGCATCACGTCGAGTCATGGGGAATGCGAGCCGACGCGGTGGCAAGCGGTGCCGAAGCACTCGACCTTGTCCGCGACCGCGCGGCCAGTGACCCTTACGCAATCGTCCTGCTCGATTACTTCATGCCCGAGATGGACGGGCTCGAGCTCGCCAATCGCATCAAGGCCGACCCCGCCAACGCCGACGTGCATCTGGTGATAATGTCTTCGGCGGGGCGGCCGCGCGAGTTCGGCGCCCGCGCGACGCCGATCGAAGCCTGGCTAACCAAGCCAGTCAAATCGGGGCAGCTCTTTAAGTGCCTCACCGCGCTCCCGCCCCACGACGGTGAGCGGCCCAGGCGTGCACCTGCGCCGGCCACGCTCACGCCCGCCGAACGTGCGTCTGCAGCGGTCGCGCCGGCCAAGGCGGCGGAGACCGCTGCTCCCGCGGGCGGCCGCATCCTGCTGGTCGAGGACAATCCGATCAACCAAAAAGTGACGCTCGCTCAGCTGAAGCGGCTCGGCTACGAGGCCGACGGCGCCTCCAACGGGCGCGAGGCGCTCCAGGCCATCGAAAGGACGGCCTACGACGCGGTCCTGATGGATTGCCAGATGCCCGAGATGGACGGTTATGAGGCGACTCGCGAGCTGCGCCGGCGTGAGGCGGGTAAGCGCCATACGGTGGTCATAGCGATGACCGCCTATGGCTTGGCAGGGGACCGCGAAAAGTGCCTGGCTGCCGGGATGGACGACTACATCGCCAAACCGGTGCGCAAGGAGCAACTTGCCCAAATACTTCAACGCTGGCTTGCTCCCAAGCCGCAGTCTGCGGTGGCGACCCCGGCCGCTCCGGCCGGCGCACCCGGCGCCGACGGCGAGGCGCTGTTCGACGTCGCGGTGCTTGGCGCGCTGCGCGGCGAAGGTAAAGAGTTTTTCACTGAACTCACCGAGATGTTCAACGCCGAAGTGCCAGCGTCGCTCGGCCAGCTCGCCGAGGCGTTCGCCAAGGGCGACGCCGGGGCAGTAGCGACTGTCGCATACCGGATCAAGGGGGCGGCGGCGATCTTCGGGGCGCGCCGGATGCAGGAGCAGGCCGCTGCGATCGAACAGACGGCGCGCGCGGGTTCGATGGAGTTGGCAGCCACCATGATGGAAGAGCTGCGCGCCGAGTTCGAACGGGTGCGGGCGGTCCTTCAGTCCGAGTGCGCCAAGCCCGCTACGCCGACCGACGCGGCGCAATCAAACTGA
- a CDS encoding chemotaxis protein CheB encodes MKERLGRHPVHSFYSPPPDLGEFLRQNQHLLIASAIGSGLPDIRRRSAPDRLHSESSSFLELFLASLYSGALAPLTAGARKQVVAGALAGASEREARDVMDIWRRTLEAFLPTGSKTESAIFVNATMDRLSEVIVEQLRRWERRRIDIIVIGASAGGLGVLTDLMPQLDAELPVTLVVVQHLGRTGPSVLPAILARHSGMHIAPGMQGAPLYLGYAYIATPNAHLTVERRRLALSDQPPEHFAKPSIDVLFRSAAQAFGRHLAAIILCGAGQDGADGIRVVHQMGGLTIALSPEGLAYGAMPAAAIATGAVDHVIPELELAPFIRRLALNGRPPVRKLGAAIAR; translated from the coding sequence GTGAAAGAAAGGCTCGGCCGACATCCCGTACACAGCTTTTACTCGCCGCCGCCGGACCTGGGCGAGTTTCTGCGCCAGAACCAGCATCTGCTTATCGCCAGCGCGATCGGCAGCGGACTGCCCGACATTCGTCGCCGCTCGGCGCCCGATCGCCTGCACAGCGAGTCGTCAAGCTTCCTCGAATTGTTCCTGGCCTCGCTGTACAGCGGCGCGCTCGCGCCGCTGACCGCGGGCGCGCGCAAGCAGGTGGTCGCGGGCGCGCTGGCGGGCGCTTCCGAGCGCGAGGCGCGCGACGTAATGGATATCTGGCGGCGCACGCTGGAAGCCTTCCTCCCTACCGGCAGCAAGACGGAATCAGCGATATTCGTCAATGCGACGATGGACCGATTAAGCGAGGTCATCGTCGAGCAGCTTCGACGCTGGGAGCGCCGGCGTATCGACATTATCGTCATCGGCGCCTCAGCTGGCGGCCTCGGAGTGCTCACCGACCTGATGCCGCAGCTGGACGCCGAGCTGCCGGTCACGCTGGTCGTCGTCCAGCATCTTGGACGCACCGGCCCCAGCGTCCTTCCGGCCATCTTGGCTCGCCATTCGGGGATGCACATCGCCCCCGGCATGCAGGGCGCGCCACTTTATCTCGGCTATGCTTACATCGCGACTCCCAACGCGCACCTTACGGTCGAACGGCGGCGGCTGGCGCTGAGCGACCAACCCCCGGAACACTTTGCCAAACCATCGATCGACGTGCTGTTCCGTTCAGCCGCACAGGCCTTCGGGCGCCACCTGGCAGCGATCATCCTCTGTGGCGCCGGGCAGGACGGCGCCGATGGAATACGCGTGGTGCATCAGATGGGGGGCCTGACCATCGCGCTTTCGCCCGAAGGGCTGGCGTACGGCGCGATGCCGGCGGCGGCGATCGCAACCGGGGCGGTTGACCATGTAATCCCCGAGCTGGAGCTTGCGCCGTTCATTCGGCGGTTGGCGCTCAACGGCCGGCCCCCCGTGCGCAAACTCGGCGCCGCCATCGCGCGCTAG
- a CDS encoding CheR family methyltransferase, which yields MLNLLRQARNLDFSGYKRSTLHRRIEHRMRERRCVKVEDYCEILQREPAEADALVSALLIKVTEFFRDPPLWEKLRKHVLPELLARAAANGEMRVWSAGCATGEEAYSIAMVLAELTAANSASVPFRIFGTDRDAGAIATARRGVYTQQQIRTLPARLLERWFERVPEGYLVRKDLRRYLVFGVHDVVNDAPISRLDLILCRNLFIYLDAAAQRRALLHFHHGLKHDGVLVLGKSELIPFAEKLFAPADLPSRIYRKLAYQARQAEYPFTLPAAPREPAAKEKLPILPPAITPFYRDALMALDVAVVVLNRDGVVTVWNEAAARLWGRRESDVIGRPLSEVKWEDNSAGQRLLERAATMRAVRGHVAQETFTLDGERPRTIRLEISPLRSGEHQEPNGFVFMARDITDLQDALSGLRQAEERQREATSKYQAAIDELQSTNEELETTNEELQSANEELQTTNEELQSTNEELETINEELQSTNASLDAVNTELAARTEELNRVNLAQRAMIRALSAAIVGVDSQGQITIWNPAAERMLNRSEEQLRNHNLQRLSLAPLPRAVAARIKRALLRKAALNIEGFDCRLNGRNVKLRCSLIPLSNQEAHYGAMLILEPARNQLAAESAQRRKRV from the coding sequence GTGCTCAACCTGCTGCGGCAAGCCCGCAACCTCGATTTCAGCGGCTACAAGCGTTCGACCCTCCACCGCCGCATCGAGCATCGGATGCGCGAGCGGCGCTGCGTCAAGGTCGAGGACTACTGCGAGATTCTGCAGCGCGAGCCGGCTGAGGCCGACGCGCTGGTTTCCGCCCTCTTGATCAAGGTGACCGAGTTCTTCCGCGATCCGCCCTTATGGGAGAAGCTGCGCAAGCACGTCTTGCCCGAATTGCTGGCCCGTGCCGCCGCCAACGGCGAGATGCGAGTGTGGAGCGCGGGCTGCGCTACCGGCGAAGAGGCGTATTCGATCGCGATGGTGTTGGCCGAACTGACGGCGGCGAACAGCGCCAGCGTGCCCTTCCGGATCTTCGGCACCGACCGCGACGCCGGCGCGATCGCGACCGCGCGGCGGGGAGTGTACACCCAGCAGCAGATCCGTACTCTGCCCGCGCGCCTGCTCGAGCGCTGGTTCGAGCGGGTGCCGGAGGGCTACCTGGTGCGCAAGGACCTGCGCCGCTACCTGGTCTTCGGCGTCCACGACGTCGTCAACGACGCGCCCATCTCGCGTCTGGACCTGATCCTGTGCCGCAACCTGTTTATCTACCTTGACGCCGCCGCGCAGCGGCGCGCGCTGCTCCATTTCCATCACGGACTCAAGCATGATGGCGTTCTGGTACTGGGTAAGTCGGAGCTGATCCCGTTTGCCGAGAAGCTGTTCGCGCCGGCTGATCTGCCCTCGCGGATCTACCGCAAGCTTGCCTATCAGGCGCGACAGGCGGAGTATCCGTTTACCCTGCCGGCCGCGCCGCGCGAGCCGGCGGCCAAGGAGAAATTGCCGATTCTGCCGCCCGCAATTACGCCGTTCTACCGCGACGCGCTGATGGCGCTCGACGTTGCGGTGGTGGTGCTCAACAGGGACGGCGTGGTCACGGTGTGGAACGAGGCCGCCGCCCGCTTGTGGGGTCGGCGCGAGTCCGACGTTATTGGCCGTCCGTTGAGCGAGGTTAAATGGGAGGACAACAGCGCGGGGCAGCGTCTGCTCGAGCGCGCGGCCACAATGCGCGCGGTGCGCGGTCATGTCGCCCAGGAGACGTTCACTCTGGACGGCGAACGTCCACGCACTATCCGGCTCGAAATCAGCCCGCTACGCAGCGGCGAGCATCAAGAGCCCAATGGCTTCGTTTTCATGGCGCGCGACATCACGGACCTCCAGGACGCACTCTCGGGCCTGCGCCAGGCCGAGGAGCGTCAGCGCGAGGCTACCTCCAAGTACCAGGCGGCGATCGACGAACTGCAATCGACCAACGAGGAGCTCGAAACCACCAACGAGGAACTGCAGTCGGCCAACGAAGAGCTCCAGACCACCAACGAGGAACTGCAATCGACCAACGAGGAACTGGAGACCATCAACGAAGAGCTCCAATCCACTAACGCCAGCCTCGACGCGGTCAACACCGAGCTGGCTGCGCGCACTGAAGAGCTCAATCGGGTCAACCTTGCCCAGCGCGCGATGATTCGCGCGCTCTCTGCGGCGATCGTGGGGGTTGACAGCCAGGGCCAGATCACGATCTGGAACCCGGCGGCCGAGCGGATGCTCAACCGCAGTGAGGAGCAGCTACGCAATCACAATCTCCAGCGGCTGTCGCTGGCGCCACTGCCGCGTGCGGTCGCCGCGCGGATCAAGCGTGCGCTGTTGCGCAAGGCCGCGCTCAATATCGAAGGCTTCGATTGCAGGCTCAACGGCCGCAACGTCAAACTGCGGTGCAGCCTGATACCCCTGAGCAACCAGGAGGCGCATTACGGAGCGATGCTGATTCTGGAGCCTGCGCGCAACCAGCTGGCGGCAGAGTCCGCCCAGCGGCGCAAGCGCGTATAG
- a CDS encoding Crp/Fnr family transcriptional regulator, whose translation MAVARGRASKQNQWPEGERQRWPQPAWPRMIRQIPRLRDLPAATLDTLGRELEFRIIAPRQVLFFENEITYDVYIVLSGLATMTYLDARARRVLLEVLGPGDLVGDLPFMPEPLRGRLRCDALHECAMGKIDCRRLVEILFGMPFERLAHASAFLFGAWPERLARAALVRGWPLRERLLGTISYVARRFGVQDETGSIVNLPLTHADLADLVGASRPKVSHHMRLLEKQGLLVHERHRIILPSSAKPATGHSGGAPSRS comes from the coding sequence GTGGCGGTCGCGCGCGGCAGAGCGAGCAAACAGAACCAATGGCCGGAGGGCGAGCGCCAGCGCTGGCCGCAGCCTGCCTGGCCGCGGATGATTCGCCAGATTCCGCGCCTGCGCGATCTTCCGGCCGCCACGCTCGATACCCTGGGGCGCGAGCTCGAATTCCGCATTATCGCGCCGCGTCAGGTCCTGTTCTTCGAAAACGAAATTACCTACGACGTCTATATCGTCCTGAGCGGGCTTGCCACGATGACTTACCTGGACGCGCGTGCGCGGCGCGTCCTGCTCGAAGTCTTGGGGCCGGGCGACCTCGTGGGCGACCTGCCGTTCATGCCCGAGCCCCTGCGCGGACGGCTGCGCTGCGACGCTTTGCACGAGTGCGCGATGGGCAAGATCGACTGCCGGCGGCTGGTCGAGATCCTCTTCGGGATGCCGTTTGAGCGGCTGGCGCACGCCAGCGCCTTTCTCTTTGGCGCCTGGCCGGAGCGGCTCGCGCGCGCCGCGCTGGTGCGCGGCTGGCCGCTGCGCGAGCGCCTGCTGGGCACGATTTCCTATGTGGCGCGCAGGTTCGGGGTGCAGGATGAAACCGGCAGCATCGTAAACCTGCCGCTTACCCATGCCGACCTTGCCGACCTCGTGGGCGCATCGCGCCCCAAGGTTTCCCATCACATGCGTCTGCTCGAGAAGCAGGGGCTGCTCGTCCATGAACGCCACCGCATAATCCTGCCTTCGTCCGCAAAGCCGGCTACCGGGCACTCCGGCGGCGCACCCTCACGCTCCTAG
- a CDS encoding ATP-binding protein: protein MPYQAYFNSASEGLIIVDREGRIVDLNAACERMFAYSRDELIGQPIELLVPEPSRRQHCSHRQDFFRAPRSRPMGIGLNLAARRKDGSEFPVEVSLTYTQEIVRGGLVVAALTDITERLALEREARRAETLASLGTMAVGIAHDLNNPLSVILARAELLLATPPEALGRAQIEDDLVVIRRQAERAARIVEQFLELARAGSRSPAPLNLNHLVERVLLLFGEQLRKGGIDVRADLDWGLPAVLGDAVALERVLINLLSNARDAIAGQGTVRITTRFAHEPSGWLCLSVADDGDGIEAAALPKIFDLLYTTKPGGSGLGLWLSRRIVQEHNGMLEADSDVGGGTTFTIKLPFIEVAAHP, encoded by the coding sequence ATGCCTTATCAGGCATATTTCAATTCGGCCTCTGAGGGCTTAATCATCGTCGATCGCGAGGGGCGCATCGTCGATCTTAACGCCGCTTGCGAGCGGATGTTCGCGTACTCGCGCGACGAGCTTATCGGGCAACCGATCGAGCTCCTGGTGCCCGAGCCTTCGCGCCGACAGCACTGCAGCCATCGCCAGGACTTCTTTCGCGCGCCGCGCAGCCGGCCGATGGGAATCGGGCTCAATCTTGCTGCGCGCCGCAAAGATGGCAGCGAATTTCCGGTGGAAGTCAGCCTGACCTACACGCAGGAAATAGTGCGCGGCGGCTTGGTGGTGGCCGCGCTGACCGACATCACCGAGCGCCTTGCGCTCGAGCGCGAGGCGCGGCGGGCGGAAACCCTGGCCTCGCTAGGGACGATGGCGGTGGGCATCGCGCACGACCTCAACAACCCGCTCAGCGTGATACTCGCCCGCGCCGAACTCCTGTTGGCGACGCCGCCGGAGGCGCTGGGACGCGCGCAGATCGAGGACGATCTCGTGGTGATCCGGCGGCAGGCTGAGCGGGCCGCGCGTATCGTAGAGCAGTTTCTCGAGCTCGCGCGGGCGGGCTCGAGGTCGCCCGCGCCGCTCAACCTCAACCACCTGGTCGAGCGCGTTTTGCTCCTGTTTGGCGAACAGCTACGCAAGGGCGGCATCGATGTCCGTGCCGACCTCGACTGGGGCCTGCCCGCGGTGCTTGGCGACGCGGTGGCGCTCGAGCGCGTACTGATCAATTTGCTGAGCAACGCGCGCGACGCGATCGCCGGTCAGGGCACGGTCAGGATCACGACGCGGTTTGCCCATGAGCCTTCAGGTTGGTTGTGCCTTAGCGTGGCCGACGACGGTGACGGAATCGAGGCCGCAGCGTTGCCGAAGATCTTCGACCTGCTATATACGACCAAGCCCGGCGGAAGCGGACTCGGCCTGTGGCTGAGCCGGCGTATCGTGCAGGAGCACAATGGCATGCTCGAAGCCGACTCGGATGTCGGAGGCGGCACGACCTTTACGATCAAACTTCCCTTCATCGAGGTTGCCGCCCATCCATGA